A window of Cryptomeria japonica chromosome 3, Sugi_1.0, whole genome shotgun sequence contains these coding sequences:
- the LOC131037449 gene encoding cationic peroxidase 1-like isoform X1, translating into MTRALSSIACITLIFLGFSKVNGQLNSTFYDSTCPNVSSTVQAAVQQAIANEARMGASLLRLHFHDCFVNGCDGSILLDDSVNITGEKTAGPNNNSVRGFDVIDTIKSQVEAICSGVVSCADILTLAARDSVVALGGPTWTVQLGRRDSLTASLSTANSNIPAPTSNLSALISSFSNQGLSTQDMIALSGAHTIGQARCTVFRTHIYNETNINSTFASSVQANCPLSGGDNNLSPLDLQTPTTFDNDYYMNLMSQSGLLHSDQELFNGGSADSQVTTYSNNQNTFFTDFASAMVNMGNINPLTGSSGEVRTNCRKPN; encoded by the exons ATGACGAGGGCGCTTAGTTCCATTGCATGTATTACGTTGATTTTTCTGGGTTTTAGTAAAGTGAACGGGCAGCTCAATTCAACGTTTTATGACAGTACGTGTCCGAATGTATCGTCGACTGTTCAGGCGGCGGTGCAACAAGCGATCGCCAACGAAGCGAGAATGGGCGCATCCTTGCTCCGTCTTCACTTTCATGATTGCTTTGTCAAC GGGTGCGATGGGTCGATACTGTTGGACGACTCGGTGAACATAACCGGAGAAAAAACCGCTGGTCCAAACAACAATTCTGTGAGAGGATTCGACGTAATCGATACCATCAAATCACAAGTCGAAGCAATCTGCAGTGGAGTTGTGTCTTGTGCAGACATCCTCACCCTTGCTGCTCGTGATTCTGTTGTCGCA TTGGGAGGGCCCACATGGACAGTGCAGCTGGGCAGAAGGGACTCGTTAACTGCAAGCCTAAGCACTGCAAACAGCAACATTCCGGCGCCGACATCGAATCTTAGCGCACTTATCTCATCATTCAGTAATCAGGGTCTTTCTACGCAGGACATGATTGCCCTTTCAG GTGCTCATACAATTGGTCAAGCGCGGTGTACTGTCTTCAGAACGCATATCTACAATGAAACAAATATCAACAGCACATTCGCTAGTTCTGTGCAGGCTAATTGCCCTTTAAGTGGTGGAGACAACAATTTATCGCCCTTAGATTTACAAACGCCCACTACCTTTGACAACGATTACTACATGAATCTGATGAGCCAGAGTGGACTTCTCCATTCCGACCAAGAGCTTTTCAATGGAGGATCTGCTGATTCCCAGGTAACTACCTATTCTAACAATCAGAATACCTTTTTCACTGATTTTGCATCTGCTATGGTGAATATGGGAAACATAAATCCTCTGACAGGTAGCAGTGGGGAAGTAAGAACCAATTGTCGAAAGCCCAATTGA
- the LOC131037449 gene encoding cationic peroxidase 1-like isoform X2: MTRALSSIACITLIFLGFSKVNGQLNSTFYDSTCPNVSSTVQAAVQQAIANEARMGASLLRLHFHDCFVNGCDGSILLDDSVNITGEKTAGPNNNSVRGFDVIDTIKSQVEAICSGVVSCADILTLAARDSVVALGGPTWTVQLGRRDSLTASLSTANSNIPAPTSNLSALISSFSNQGLSTQDMIALSGAHTIGQARCTVFRTHIYNETNINSTFASSVQANCPLSGGDNNLSPLDLQTPTTFDNDYYMNLMSQSGLLHSDQELFNGGSADSQVAVGK, from the exons ATGACGAGGGCGCTTAGTTCCATTGCATGTATTACGTTGATTTTTCTGGGTTTTAGTAAAGTGAACGGGCAGCTCAATTCAACGTTTTATGACAGTACGTGTCCGAATGTATCGTCGACTGTTCAGGCGGCGGTGCAACAAGCGATCGCCAACGAAGCGAGAATGGGCGCATCCTTGCTCCGTCTTCACTTTCATGATTGCTTTGTCAAC GGGTGCGATGGGTCGATACTGTTGGACGACTCGGTGAACATAACCGGAGAAAAAACCGCTGGTCCAAACAACAATTCTGTGAGAGGATTCGACGTAATCGATACCATCAAATCACAAGTCGAAGCAATCTGCAGTGGAGTTGTGTCTTGTGCAGACATCCTCACCCTTGCTGCTCGTGATTCTGTTGTCGCA TTGGGAGGGCCCACATGGACAGTGCAGCTGGGCAGAAGGGACTCGTTAACTGCAAGCCTAAGCACTGCAAACAGCAACATTCCGGCGCCGACATCGAATCTTAGCGCACTTATCTCATCATTCAGTAATCAGGGTCTTTCTACGCAGGACATGATTGCCCTTTCAG GTGCTCATACAATTGGTCAAGCGCGGTGTACTGTCTTCAGAACGCATATCTACAATGAAACAAATATCAACAGCACATTCGCTAGTTCTGTGCAGGCTAATTGCCCTTTAAGTGGTGGAGACAACAATTTATCGCCCTTAGATTTACAAACGCCCACTACCTTTGACAACGATTACTACATGAATCTGATGAGCCAGAGTGGACTTCTCCATTCCGACCAAGAGCTTTTCAATGGAGGATCTGCTGATTCCCAG GTAGCAGTGGGGAAGTAA